A region from the Microthrixaceae bacterium genome encodes:
- the cobT gene encoding nicotinate-nucleotide--dimethylbenzimidazole phosphoribosyltransferase, whose protein sequence is MGRCGVTDGTRVLFVGNADCDAEAAAAAGCHYVAVPAGELEGPGAVVERWISEQVGRSFHGVVAAVTDPDASVRVEARARHDELTKPQGSLGRLEGIGIELAAMAGEVLPPDPFPACVAVFAGDHGVLDAGVSPWPREVTTAMVATFAQGRAAVNTIASSGGMDVVVVDVGVALDPVLHPRVMNRRVTAASADLSVGPAMTRAQTLAALDVGAEMASRLVREGNRCLIGGDMGIGNTTPSAALIASLTGGDPRLLTGRGTGIDDATLERKATIVADAVARTAGKSPLEVLAECGGLEIAALAGFFLGGAANRVPVVVDGVIALAAATVAHALCPQARGWWIAGHRSTEPAASAVLAHLGLEPVLDLELRLGEGTGAALAYPVVRAAAAVLRDMATMADLGLA, encoded by the coding sequence ATGGGCAGGTGTGGCGTCACCGACGGGACGCGGGTCTTGTTCGTCGGAAACGCCGACTGTGATGCCGAGGCGGCCGCGGCCGCTGGCTGCCACTACGTGGCTGTCCCCGCCGGTGAACTGGAAGGACCCGGGGCGGTGGTTGAGCGGTGGATCTCCGAACAGGTGGGCCGGTCCTTCCACGGCGTGGTCGCCGCCGTGACCGACCCCGACGCCAGCGTTCGGGTCGAGGCCCGGGCGCGACACGACGAGCTGACCAAGCCGCAGGGGTCGCTCGGTCGTCTCGAAGGGATCGGGATCGAGCTGGCCGCCATGGCCGGTGAGGTCCTACCGCCCGATCCGTTCCCGGCGTGTGTGGCGGTGTTCGCCGGTGACCACGGCGTGCTCGACGCCGGCGTATCGCCATGGCCGCGGGAGGTGACCACGGCGATGGTGGCGACCTTTGCCCAAGGTCGGGCCGCGGTCAACACCATCGCCTCCTCGGGGGGGATGGATGTGGTGGTCGTCGATGTGGGTGTGGCCCTCGATCCCGTCCTTCACCCCCGGGTCATGAACCGTCGGGTCACTGCCGCCAGTGCCGACCTGTCGGTCGGACCGGCCATGACCAGGGCGCAGACCCTGGCCGCATTGGATGTGGGTGCCGAGATGGCATCCAGACTGGTGAGGGAAGGGAACCGGTGCCTGATCGGGGGAGACATGGGCATCGGCAACACCACGCCGTCCGCCGCTCTCATCGCCTCGTTGACCGGTGGGGACCCTCGACTGCTCACCGGTCGGGGCACCGGCATCGACGACGCCACCTTGGAACGCAAGGCCACGATCGTCGCCGATGCGGTGGCTCGCACCGCGGGGAAGTCGCCCCTGGAGGTGTTGGCGGAGTGCGGTGGATTGGAGATAGCGGCGCTGGCCGGGTTCTTCCTCGGAGGTGCCGCCAACCGGGTGCCGGTGGTCGTGGACGGAGTGATCGCCCTGGCGGCCGCCACCGTGGCTCACGCCCTGTGTCCCCAGGCCCGGGGCTGGTGGATCGCCGGTCACCGCTCGACCGAGCCGGCCGCGTCGGCGGTGCTGGCCCATCTGGGTTTGGAACCGGTCCTGGATCTGGAGTTGCGACTGGGCGAGGGAACAGGCGCAGCCCTGGCCTACCCGGTGGTGAGAGCCGCGGCCGCCGTTCTTCGAGACATGGCAACCATGGCCGACCTGGGTTTGGCCTGA